ACATTTGATTGAGCCTATTTTCCGATACAGAAATCACCAAAAATGATGTCGAGCAAATCTTCAACATCAACGCGACCGGTAATCTTTCCGATTTCCCGTACCGCCAATCTAATATCCTCGGCAGCCAGCTCTGCAATGTCTGTCGCCAGTCCCCGCTGCAAATGCCCCAGGGCATCTTCTAGCGCACGGCGATGGCGCATCCTTGTTAACGGAACCGGCCCGGCAAAATCGAGCCCTTCTTTTACGCGAGTTTCGAGCAGTTGCAAGAGGCTTTCCATCCCCGAACCTGTCATAGCCGATATGGCCAAAACCGGTAGCTCAACCGCATTTCCCTGCCCGTCAGTGCCAGACCAGGTCGCCATTTCCCCTACTACCGACAAATCATCGTCACCGCCAAGGTCGGCTTTATTTACCAGGATCAAGGTATTTTGGTCGATCAGGCGTTGTGCCTCGCCCTCGATCCGGGGCCAATCAGAACGGTCAATTACCACCAGCTTGAGATCGGCATTTTCGGCCCGCTGGGCCGCGCGACGCACGCCTTCGGTTTCAATCGCATCACCCGATTCCCGAAGCCCGGCCGTATCAACCATGGTTACCGGAAACCCGCCAAGATCAAGATGGATTTCAATCGTATCACGCGTGGTGCCGGCAATATCGGAAACAATGGCCGCATCACGCCGTGCCAGCCGGTTCAGCAGGCTGGATTTACCGGCATTTGGCGCACCAAGAATAACAATCTGAAAGCCTTCACGCAGGCGTTCACCGCG
The window above is part of the Thalassospira marina genome. Proteins encoded here:
- the mnmE gene encoding tRNA uridine-5-carboxymethylaminomethyl(34) synthesis GTPase MnmE, with the protein product MYGHSDTIFALSSGAGRAGVAVIRLSGPRSLPVLCALLGRQNPPKPRVAVYAPIADPQNGERLDDAIALYFQAPASFTGEDVVELHVHGGRAVIEGVLECLGRQPGLRLAEPGEYSRRAFQNGKMDLTEAEGIADLIDAETTAQRRQAVRQMAGELGRLYEDWRLRLMRSLAHIEADIDFPDEDLPDGIVAVLRDDLARIGNEIGGHLADNRRGERLREGFQIVILGAPNAGKSSLLNRLARRDAAIVSDIAGTTRDTIEIHLDLGGFPVTMVDTAGLRESGDAIETEGVRRAAQRAENADLKLVVIDRSDWPRIEGEAQRLIDQNTLILVNKADLGGDDDLSVVGEMATWSGTDGQGNAVELPVLAISAMTGSGMESLLQLLETRVKEGLDFAGPVPLTRMRHRRALEDALGHLQRGLATDIAELAAEDIRLAVREIGKITGRVDVEDLLDIIFGDFCIGK